The nucleotide sequence GCCACAATTCCCCTGGGGGTCGAAATTGTGTCTCTTCCCGAATCACGCAATCTGATTGATGAAGCCGTCTTCAACAAACTGAAAGTTCTGGGGATTCCTCCCTCACCGGTTTCCAGCGATGCCACGTTCATGCGACGTGTTTACATCGACATTACTGGAACGACACCGACTGAAGAAGAAGTCAAAACCTTCCTGGCAGATAAAGATCCTGCCAAGCGTGACAAGTTGATTGATAAACTCATCGACAGCCCCGCTTATGCTGATTATTTTGCCAACAAATGGAATATGGTGTTGCGAAATAAAAAGCTGCAGCCTGTGGATATTGCCGGTACGAATGCCTTCTATCAGTGGATCTGGGACAGTCTGTACGAGAATAAACCCTACAACGAATTCGTAGGCGAGATCCTGTCTGCATCCGGCGAGTTTCGCCAGAATCCGGCAGTCGTCTGGTACCGCGAAGTTAATACTGTAGAAGAACAGGTGGAAGACACGGCACAACTCTTCCTGGGACTCCGTATTCAATGTGCTCGCTGCCATCATCATCCCTTCGAAAAATGGAGCCAGGATGATTACTACGGACTGGCCGCATTCTTCAGCCGGGTCGGAACCAAAGACCCAACTGCTGGTTCGATTGGCGAACGTGGTTTCCGTGATAAACGTATCTTTCATAAAGAGGGAATGGCGACAGCGAAGAATATTCGCTCTGGCGAAAACCTGAAGCCTACGGCTCTGGGGATGCAGCCTCTGGAGTTGAGTCCCGAACGTGATCCCCGTGTAGCTTTAGTGCAATGGTTATCGCGAACCGATAATCCCTTCTTTGCAAAAGCAGTTGTGAACCGTTACTGGAAACACTTCTTCGGTCGCGGCATTGTCGAACCCGAAGATGACATGCGTGCCACCAATCCTCCTGCCAACCCCGAGTTGCTGGAAGGACTGTCCAAGCATTTTGTGGAAAGAGGATTCGATCTGAAGGAACTGGTGCGTGCCATCTGCCGTTCTAATGCCTATCAGCTCAGTTCGCTGCCGAACGAATACAACCTGAAAGACAAGCAGAACTTCTCGCGGTATTATCCCAAGCGATTAACCGCAGAAGTGCTGTATGATGTCTTCCATCAGGTGACCAATTCCTCACAGCGTTTCTCAGGTCTGCCCGCTGATACGAAAGCCATTCAGATTACAGATGCCACTTCGGCTCCTTACTTCCTCAAAGTATTCGGGCAACCACAGGCGGATACTGCCTGTGAATGTGAACGTTCCCAGAGCGCTAACCTGGCACAAAGCCTGCATCTTCTGAACAGTAAAGAAGTTCAGGATAAGATTACAGGTGCATCGAGTCGAGCCGCCTTGCTGGCGAAAGACACGAAACGTTCCAACGAGGAAAAAGTTCAGGAACTGTATCGCTGGGTATATTCTCGTGCTCCCCAGGAACAGGAAATGAAATTTGCCCTGTCCTATATTGAACGACATAAAGAAAAGCCACAGATTGCCTATGAAGATATCATCTGGGCTCTGATTAATACCAAGGAATTCCTGTTTAATCATTAAGATGTATTGCAGCGAACATCAGATGTCATCAGCGTGCCTTCGCGGTTTTCTGATGGCATCTGTTCGCAGCGAAACTCGATTTTCCGTGATCATGAATTCCGATAAAAGTCTCTTAATTTCAATTTGACCACTGTTTTATGTTTAGACAATGGTTGTCGGCTTTTTTACAATAAACTTAAGATAACCTGTATTGATTGCGTTTTGGCCGATATGAAACGTGTTGACTGCGGGTTCCCTCCTGAAATCCTCCCAGAAAATTCCATCCAGAAAATTGGTAGCAGTATTATGATGCATACGCGATTTTTTGACCGTCGTCGTTTATCCACGAAGGTTGTTTGTTTTCTTGCTGCAGGATTGGGATTGGTTTTATCAAACCACATTCAGTCGCTTCACGCTCAGCTGCCTCAGACAGTTGTCTATTCGGTCAATCCTTCGGGAGGACAGAAAGGCCAGACTGTTGAAGTACGGGTGACGAATGGGAAAGATCTGGATGAACTGAATGCCCTGTGGTTCAGTCACCCGGATATCAAAGCCGTTCCTAAAATGCAGCAGAGCAACGGCAAACAGGTTCCTGTCGCCAACACGTTTCTGGTAACGATTGGTAATGATGTTCCCGTCGGTGTGTATGATGTCCGCGCGAACGGCTTGTATGGTTTGAGTAATCCCCGATCATTCGTAGTAGGAGATCTGGCTGAGAAAACCGAAGTCGAACCCAACAATAAAGAGGATCAGGCAACGCCGATGGTGATGGATTCGGTAATGAATGCCTTGCTGAACGGTGCGACCGACGTCGACTACTATTCATTCACAGGCAAAAAGGGAGACAAGGTCTCCATTGACTGTCGTGCTGCCCGCATTGATTCCCCTGTTGTCGCCATTGTTGAATTATATGGCCCGGATCAGCGACGTCTGGTCAGTGAACGCGATACCTTTCGGAACGATCCTTACATCAATCTGACACTGCCTCTGGATGGCACTTATAAGATCAAAGTCCATGACCTGACTTATGCAGGTGGCGTTGATAACGTCTATCGGTTGAGTGTTCATAAAAAACCGCATATCGAATTCATTATGCCCCCCTCAGGAACTCCGGGAACAACCGGCAGCTATACCCTGTATGGCTATAACCTGCCGGGAGGAAAAATTTCGGACTGGAGTATCGGCGATGAGCCCCTGCAGGAAGTCAACGTGTTTATCACATTGCCATCAAAACCCACTACCTTGAAAATGGGCGAGCAGGGATTTCCACATGAAGTCAGTGCAGACGGTTACTCCTATGTCTGGGCGACACCCGCTGGAAGTTCCAATCCGGTAACAATCTACTATGCCGAAGGGAACGTGGTTCGTGACGAACAGACCAAAGAAGAAAAATTAACCCTGCCAGGCGAACTGGTAGGGCAGTTTGAAGTGAAAAATGATGTCGATTCGTTTCGCTTTACCGGGAAAGCAAAAGAAAAGTATTCGATCGAAGTGTTTGGGCAGCGTAATGGGATCGTCATTGATCCTGTGATCGTGGTGGAACAGGTGATCAAGGACAAAGAGGGCAAAGAGACTTTTAAGCAACTTGCCAATGTCGGTGCCACAACGGTATTTGCCGATCTAAGTGGTAAGTTATTTGATACACGGACAGACGATCCTTATTACCTGTTTACAGCACCCGCTGATGGCGAATATCGCGTCACGTTGCGTGATCTGCAGTTCGAAACCCGTGGTAATCCACGAATGGTATATCGAGCCGTGATTCGACAGCCCAAACCGGATTTTCGTCTGGTGGCATTACCGCTGTACCCACAGGCCGTCAATACCGGGGGATCACCAGCGGCAATCACTCTGAGAAAAGGGGACAGCTTCAAAATTGCCGTCATGGCGTTGAGACAGGATGGTTTTAATGAAACGATCGAGCTGTCCGTCAAAGGTCTGCCGCCCGGAGTTAGCTGTAAAGCTGCCAGTATCGGCAGTGGTGACAGTAATGCAGAAATGATTCTGACCGCAGAAGAAACTGCTCAGTCGTGGTCAGGTGAAATTGAAATTACGGGGACCTCTGGTGCGGATGCCGGAAAACTGGAACGCGTCGCCCGGGCTGCCACTGTACTGCGACCCGCGGCGAATAATGTGCGTGCTGATTCACGGATCGCACGCTCGCTGGCATTATCTGTAATTGATGAAGTCGCACCGTATCAGGTCGTTGCGGATGTCGCGGATGTGAGTGTGAATCAGGGACGCCAGATTCTGGTTCCCGTCAAAGTGGTGAAGCGAACCGGCTTTGATAATGCAGTTGCGCTCGCCTGGAACGGTATTCCCAAGAACAGCAATATCACTGTTGAGAATAAAACAATTGCTAAAGGCAAAGCGGACGAGATGTTTCAGCTGTTTGTCAATAACAATGCCAAGCCTGGTGTTTATACGACCTATCTGCAGTCCACCGTCGATGTCTCTTATCGCCGCAATCCTGCTTTAGTTGATGAAGCCAAAAAAGAGCAGGCAGAAGTCACCAAAAAACTGACTGAGGCACAGGCGGCTCTGGCTGCAGTGACGAAAAAACGGGATGAGATCACGAAAGCCTCAGACAAAACAGCAGATCAGAAAAAAGCCGAACAGGCCAAAGCCGAAGAAGAAGTGAAAGCAGCGACCGCGGCCGTCAAAGCGGCTGAAGCAGCGAAGAAAGCAGTGGATGCCAAAGTGGCGGCGGCAGAGAAAGCAGCCGCTGCAAAAACGGTGAAAGTTTATGCTCCTTCGACTCCGCTGGTCATCCGCGTCAAACCGGCACCGGTGACTCTGACATTGGCAGTACCCGGAGGGGGAGCACTGAAAAAAGGCGCGGCAATCGACGTCAAGGCGACCATCAAACGCATCAATGATTTTAAAGGTCCTGTGGAGTTAACGTTACCTTTACCGCCAGGTGTCACGGGCGTGACTGCTGATACGGTACAGGTTCCAGCAGATAAAACGGAAGTGACCATCCCAATCAAAGCATCTGCAGATGCGACTGAAGGTGATCTGGCTAACATGGTGGTCAGGGCGAAAGCCGCGTTCCAGGGAGAGGCGCTGGTCGATGCACCGATCAAGCTAAAAGTCACCAAATAAAAACAGAAGAAATCAATTTATCATATTCAGAAAACTCAGGCGGTTGGTTGTTGATCCAACTGTTTCATCAGCGATATCAGAGGGGCATGTTATGCGGAACCGGTTTGCCAGTTTAAGTGTTTTCATCACTGCAGTTTTGGGCTGCAGTCAATTCACAGTGGCGGAAGAAAAACCAATCCAACCTGCGAAGGTGGAACTGGGGCGTCCCGTCAGTTTTGAAAAAGATGTATTTCCAATTCTGGACGCGAATTGTATCGCCTGCCACAACGTCGCGAAAAAGGAAGGTTCGCTGGTCCTGGAAAATGTGGAA is from Gimesia maris and encodes:
- a CDS encoding DUF1549 domain-containing protein, with the protein product MGPQPGGKEILQLRGPDSRQQVVVTGVLANGKQHDVTRDVVYAVADQSIASISSDGYLAPLKDGQTTLTVTAKNGKSVSIPVAVQGISTPEAINFKNQVVPIFTKLTCNSGGCHGKASGQNGFKLSLLGFYPGDDYEFLVKEGRGRRLFPSSPAESLLLMKGTGVTPHGGGKLIKPDSYEYRLLYRWIEQGMPYGSENDRKVVAIECYPPTRTMNQEAEQQISVIATYSDGSTEDVTRMALFEANDTEMAEVNKTGLVKTLTLSGEVAIMARYQGQVATFRATIPLGVEIVSLPESRNLIDEAVFNKLKVLGIPPSPVSSDATFMRRVYIDITGTTPTEEEVKTFLADKDPAKRDKLIDKLIDSPAYADYFANKWNMVLRNKKLQPVDIAGTNAFYQWIWDSLYENKPYNEFVGEILSASGEFRQNPAVVWYREVNTVEEQVEDTAQLFLGLRIQCARCHHHPFEKWSQDDYYGLAAFFSRVGTKDPTAGSIGERGFRDKRIFHKEGMATAKNIRSGENLKPTALGMQPLELSPERDPRVALVQWLSRTDNPFFAKAVVNRYWKHFFGRGIVEPEDDMRATNPPANPELLEGLSKHFVERGFDLKELVRAICRSNAYQLSSLPNEYNLKDKQNFSRYYPKRLTAEVLYDVFHQVTNSSQRFSGLPADTKAIQITDATSAPYFLKVFGQPQADTACECERSQSANLAQSLHLLNSKEVQDKITGASSRAALLAKDTKRSNEEKVQELYRWVYSRAPQEQEMKFALSYIERHKEKPQIAYEDIIWALINTKEFLFNH
- a CDS encoding pre-peptidase C-terminal domain-containing protein, with the protein product MVLSNHIQSLHAQLPQTVVYSVNPSGGQKGQTVEVRVTNGKDLDELNALWFSHPDIKAVPKMQQSNGKQVPVANTFLVTIGNDVPVGVYDVRANGLYGLSNPRSFVVGDLAEKTEVEPNNKEDQATPMVMDSVMNALLNGATDVDYYSFTGKKGDKVSIDCRAARIDSPVVAIVELYGPDQRRLVSERDTFRNDPYINLTLPLDGTYKIKVHDLTYAGGVDNVYRLSVHKKPHIEFIMPPSGTPGTTGSYTLYGYNLPGGKISDWSIGDEPLQEVNVFITLPSKPTTLKMGEQGFPHEVSADGYSYVWATPAGSSNPVTIYYAEGNVVRDEQTKEEKLTLPGELVGQFEVKNDVDSFRFTGKAKEKYSIEVFGQRNGIVIDPVIVVEQVIKDKEGKETFKQLANVGATTVFADLSGKLFDTRTDDPYYLFTAPADGEYRVTLRDLQFETRGNPRMVYRAVIRQPKPDFRLVALPLYPQAVNTGGSPAAITLRKGDSFKIAVMALRQDGFNETIELSVKGLPPGVSCKAASIGSGDSNAEMILTAEETAQSWSGEIEITGTSGADAGKLERVARAATVLRPAANNVRADSRIARSLALSVIDEVAPYQVVADVADVSVNQGRQILVPVKVVKRTGFDNAVALAWNGIPKNSNITVENKTIAKGKADEMFQLFVNNNAKPGVYTTYLQSTVDVSYRRNPALVDEAKKEQAEVTKKLTEAQAALAAVTKKRDEITKASDKTADQKKAEQAKAEEEVKAATAAVKAAEAAKKAVDAKVAAAEKAAAAKTVKVYAPSTPLVIRVKPAPVTLTLAVPGGGALKKGAAIDVKATIKRINDFKGPVELTLPLPPGVTGVTADTVQVPADKTEVTIPIKASADATEGDLANMVVRAKAAFQGEALVDAPIKLKVTK